The DNA sequence CCTTATTTAAAAATATTCTTATTTTGTCGAAACTTAAAGAAGTCCCCTTTAGACGAGGCGAACAAGAGAAACAGCATTCATCACATTCAGCAATGCATTGATATGTCATAAGTATTGCTGCTGTCCGAGGTTTGGGTTCTAAATCATTCATTGACTTCTCCTAGGTTATTATACTCTCTAACTGTTTGAACAAATTGTTCAATTACATCTTTTAAATATGATACTCCACCAGTCTTAAGTGCCTTTCGAGATACTTTGGATAAAAATTCATTATCTATTTTTTTGAAAAAGTCTTCACTTTTATCAGGGTCGGAAGCTAGAACTCCTAATGCAACTGCAACTAAAGTTGCAGCTCCTACTACTGTGGTCAACCCTGCCACTACATTTGCACCAGCCGCGACTTCGTGTAAAGCTACATAAGATACAGTATAAAACCATCCTTTACTATATTCTACGGTTGGTTTCAGTAAATAGACATCATCCTTAGACATGCCATAATGAATTCTTTCATTTTCTATAAAATCATATGGAGCCAGAAGATTTTGTTCGGATAGGTTATCAAGAGTTAATGAGGCTGCGATATCCATTGGGACATCTAAACTAAATTTAGACTGTTTATCCATATCTCTTAAAGAATCACCAAAAATACGTTTATTACTCATAATGTTACCTCCTTCAATTATATGAGTTAATGTGTGGGACCCAAAATTAATAGTAAACAAAATATAATAAATATTAGGATAAAGGCACTAATATAGATTATACGACCTATTGGATGTTTGGGATTTATAGCTATACCAAGGTATCTAACTTCTGAAAAATTTTTAGAATCTTGGAATTTGTTATCTTCAAATTTATATCCAGCAACCAACATGCAAAATATTGAAACACACAGTAAACAAGCTAGTATCTTTTGGATTTTAAGTGAAACACCACCGCCTAAGCTAAGCATTATACCCATTATAATCAGTTCACAAATAAGAAAAGTGAAAAATAAAATTAATGGAATATTAATACTTCTATTTTGTTTATGTTTATTATTGTGCCTCTTTTTATCCCAATATCTATAATAATTTCCTAAAGCAAGTATAATTAACAAGCTTCCTAATCCGACTAGACTTATCAAATAGTCAATATGAGTATAAGTACAAATAATGGCTAATAAAATAAACCCTGCTGTAATTATCAAATTAAAAATTCTTATTTTTTTTGACATAATATGCCTCCTCATAATAAGATGAAAAACATCTTATTTTACCCTGCTTAATTAACTATTATATTAAAATTAGCTCTGATGTCTTACTTATTCCTTTACCATATTTTCGCAATCATTATACAACTTCTTTTTAGTTTTTTCAATAGAAATTGAATAATTATTAATCAATATTTTTGGTTTGTCTATTTTTGTATTACATAATTGTAATATTTTTCTAGTATAATATTATCAAAGGAGGTTGGGAAAATGAAAAAAATACTTAGTCTATTACTTTTAGGAATTGCTACTATATTTCTAATATCTTGTTCCAAACAAAATACTCTTGACGGAAAATATTATAACCAATATGATTATCTAGTACTTGAAATTAAAGGAAATCAAGGAACATATCATGAAAATCACAATCATCCGATAACTAATGTAGATTCTCAAAATAAAACATTTAGTTTTTCAGCTTCTGGAAGAGAATATGTTGCAACCTATGATATTAAAAAAGATGGGACTTTAACATTTGATACAGGAAACTTCCTAACAGGAGGAAATAAACAAACAGTTTATAAAAAAGATAGTGAAGCCTATAAGAAAAATATAAAAAAATGACTTAGAGATTTTCTCTAGGTCATTTTCTTGCTATTAAAAGGAGTTTTGCATGCCGTTTGGCTTCTACTTCTGTTAGTTGTTTAGGGTTCCAAGCATAGCTAATAGATTGTCCCTTATCATACAATCCCCAGATTTTGAATTTTGGATAACATTGTTTTACCAAAGAGATGAATTGAGTATCTGCTAGCTCTGGTAAGTCAATATCTGAAATGAAGTTTGATTGATTTATTAAATGGTTGAACTTATCTAATGCGCTAGGTTCAAATTCATTGTAATCAGAGATGATATAGTCTTTCACTTGGTCAAAGTAACCGATAATATGTTTATTTTTTCTAGTTAGATAATCTTCTACAATTTGTTTTGCAGATAGTCTATTGATGTCTAATTCAAAATTTAAGAAGTCCGTCAAACGAGTTTTAAGAGCTTGTCCAGAAACTTGTAATGCTGTTTCTACCTCTTGAAAAGCCATTTGCTGATAAAAAATCTTAGTTAGAAGCACAATATCAGGCATTAAGAGAAAAGCTGAGTAAAAATTGGCTTCCCTTTCTTGTAAAGAATCATCATGAAAATCAGTGAATACTCGCCCACTGTGATGTAATAAGATGTGTCCTAATTCATGACATTTTGTGAAATTTTGACGATTGATAGAATCGCTATCTTGATAGGAAATCGTTAAAACATCATCATTGATATTAAAACCTGCTATATCTATTCGGATATGGTGAGGAATAACCAGTATATTTTTCTTGTTGACTTTATAATTGAAGTAATCCTGAAAGGTATAATAAAGAGGATGTACTTTATTTAATTTCATGAATGGATAAAGTGTTTGTTTGACACGATTCCAAACATTAAAGTAAATTCTTTGCACGAAACATCAGTCTTTCTTTTCTTTATTCATAGCCTTAATGGTTTTTTCTCTCTCTAACAGAAATTCTCTCAAATCTTCTTCTAGTATTTTTTTCTCTTCATCCGATAAATTTTTAGAAGTTTTCCGATACAGAACTTCAAACGTTGATAAGTCAATTTCATCTGAATTTTTGTAGTCAGATTTACCTAAAAGATAATCCGTCGAAACATTATAAAACTGCGCAAACTTTTCTAATGTTTCTGAAGATGGTTTTCTTCGTCCATTTTCCCATTGGGCATATGAAGGTTGCGATATATTTAAACTTTTAGCTATATCGTTTTGTGTCAGATTGGCTTCTAAACGCAGAGCCTTTAAGCGTTCAGGGAACATTTTTATACCTCTTTAAAAAAATTTCTTTTTTTTACAAAAAACTCTTGACAATATAGTCATAAGACTATATAATATAAATATAGTCAGTTGGCTATATAATAATTTTGCTAGACTTGACCTAAAAGTGAAATTAACTTCAATAAAGAATAGACAAGGCAATTTAGCAAAATATTTAAATCTGTCCTTTGAAAATTGAATAAAAAAGTGCGTCAGACAACCTCACTCAAGCTTAGCTGACCAACACACAATAATCATTTAACAACTATTATTGTACAGGTTTTATCGCAAAAAGTCAAGGAGGTTGGAGTAGATGAACACAAAAATCCTTTGGAATTATCTCACGCACTCGGCTTTTTGCCCCTCTTGACCGGATAACAAAGGGGAACTGCTGGCGCTGGTGGCGTCGGAAATGCTGACAGGTAAGATACGTTCTGCTGGGGTAAGCATAGGCGGTTAATCGTGGCTATAGTGAAGTGAGATGACTATAATAACAGAGATTAGTCAAGTACAGCTATAGGACGGTGATAACAACACTGAGTGTGTGACGATATGAGCACGCCCTAAACAGATGATTCATCTGTTTAGACGAGTAGAAAAACGCTAAAACAAACACAAATGATTGACAATGTAAACTATCTGTATTACAATAAATAATGAAAGGTGGTGGCGTTTATGGCAACTGTACCAACTCAAATTCGGATTAATGAAACTGTCAAAGCCCAAGCAACTTCATTATTTAATGACTTGGGGATGGATATGTCTAGTGCAGTCAATATTTTTCTTCGGCAATGTCTATTGCGTGGTGGACTTCCTTTCACGGTTGAAGTTCCCAATTATAGCCAAAAGACCTTAGAAGCTCTGGCAGAAGCTAAACGAATCTCTCGTGATGAAACGGTCGCTTCTTATGACAATCTAGCAGATTTAAAGAAGGCTCTGGAAGTTTAGATGTATCAAGTCAAGTTTACCTCTGCTTTTAAAAAGAGCTATAAACGGATTAAAAAGCGAGGCTTAGAGATAGCACTCTTAGATGAAGTGATTGAAAAACTCCGTCTAGGTCAGACACTAGAAGAAAAATACCGTGACCATGAACTCAAAGGAAACTTTGTTGGCTTTAGGGAATGTCACATCAAGCCAGATTGGCTCTTGATTTATCTGATTGAAGACGATATTTTGACATTGACTTTAGCTGATACAGGCAGTCATGCGGATTTGTTTAAGATGTGAAGACAGTTCTTTGTGAGCTGTCTTTTTTGTTTTCTACTCCTTTAAGCGGATGAATGATTAGCCTATCCATGTCCTTTCAAACGGACATTTCAAAAAATTGCCATTCTAAAGGAAAGCGAGGAAAAAAGATGAATGATTATGAACAAAGTTTTCACCGTCTTTATGAGAACTTTGTTTTTTCTTTGAAAATCTATCTGAATAACCATTATCAAAAGGTCTTATATTATCAAGTGCTAGAAAAAATGGATAAGTTATTTCACAACTACCAAAAACTAGGCTTGCCAACGGTTCAGTTAGTACAATGGAAAAATCACTACAAATATAAAGTTCAACATGATTACATCATGAATGGAGGTACAACATGAATGGAGGTACAACATGAATGGAGGTACAACATGAATTATTTTGAAAAACGATTCCAACAAATCTATGAGAAGTTTCTTTTCTCCCTTAAAATTTATCACACGAATCCTGCACACTGTGAAACGTGCTACCGAGACTGTCTAAACGAAATGGACAGTCTTTTTTTACGCCATGATACCCATGACCAGTTTGCTAAAGAGCTTTTAAATTGTAAAAAGGCTTTTCAGTTTAAAATCAAAAAAGCTTATTTTGGAATGTAAGGAGGACAGTATGACTAGAGTAAGAGCACCTGTAGATTAAAAAGATGAGTTTATTTTTTTGACCTAGACAAGTCATAAAACGGCCTAAACAAAATAGAAAATGAGGTAAATAGAATGGAAATTACAAAAGTATTCGTTGACCAAAACCAAGTCTTAGGAAATGAGGTCTTTGTCTCAGGTATGGAAGAAGTCCGTGCCAATGATTATAACCCTGTCTCTTATCGTATTTTTGAAATTTCAAGTCGAAAAGAGCCGTCTGCCTTTCTTATTGTAGAAGGCTTTAAAATGTCAGATGTCCCTGAAGGGCGTCAAAAAGTTGTCTTCCCACGTGGGATTGCTATTGAACGTCGTAACTTCCGTTTTGGAGGCAAACGCAAACATGAAAATGTTATTGTTGCGGAAGAAATGCGTACAGTAAAGTCTAAATAAGAAATAGAATAGGAGAAACATTATGACTGTAAAATTTGCTGCTGATGTGATTGAAACTTTTGATACTGCCAAAACACTTGGAACACTTAATTTTCTTGAAGCCCTTCCTAGTATGAAATGGGAAGATTACCTTGAAGAAGGAACAGGTGAAGAAAAACGCCGTGAAACAGACGAAGTGGACTATGTAGATGTGAAGCTCTACTCTTCTGCTGTAAACGGGGATATTACCGTAACGGTTCCACCTGAAGCCAAAGTGGCTCAAATGACCGCTGAAAAGAACTACAATGAGGAAGTAACACTTGTAGCTCCTACGGCTCGCTTCTGGTCAAATTCAGAAACTATTAACAATCGCCGTGTCTTGACAAGTGGGGTTAAACTACGGGCTAAAGATGTTGTCTTAGCAGGGAAGCCTGAACCGAAAAAGGAAGGATAAGCGCCTATGAAGCTGTTCACCTATCGGGGGATTCGTGTTCGGAAGTTTCATGAAAAAATCAAACGGCTAACCTTTGCTCTTTTTCTTCTGCCCTTTCTCCTTGGAGGGGGCTTTTTAGCTTACCTGAACCAAAACCAGCTTCAAAGCCAATTTCAACGTGACCCGCTAACCTATGGGATTCTTTTTAGTGGAAGTGTATTAGGATTGCTGCTACTAGACGGCTTGGTACAAGTGATTTGTTACCGAAAATTTCTTTTCTTTAGCCGTCTAGATAGTTTACGGATTCTTTCCCACTTTTTGCTGGATAATAACTTGTATAAGGTCAAGAAAATCAAGTCAAATCATCACACAAGAGAACGGATTCTATTACCCAAAGTGTATTTGAAGTGTGACCGTTTTAGTATTACCGTTTCACTCCACCTTCAAGGTAGCCGATTCCAAGACCGTTTTATTGCTCTTGAAAAGCCTCTTGAAATTATGCTTGACGGAGACTTTATGAATAAGCAATTTACCAAAGGCTACGTGTCCTACACCATTGCCATTGACCAATTTTCAGGTCGCTTATCTATCTTTGATGTTAAGATGACAGATAAGGGAATCCGCCTAATGAAAGATGTCTATTGGGATTTCAATAAATACCCACACTTGCTGATTGGTGGTGGAACGGGTGGTGGTAAAACGGTTCTCTTGATGATTTTGATTTGGGTCTTGGCACAAATTGGTTATGTGGAAATTCTTGACCCGAAGCGCTCTGACTTTGTCGGATTGAAACAGATTCCTGTCTTTAAAGGGTGGGTTTACTGGGATAAAAAAGAAATGTTAGCTTGTTTAAAGCGTGCCGAGCAAGAAATGGACAAACGTTATGATTACATGACCAGTCACCCTGACTATCAAGCAGGGAAAAAGTATTATGCTTATGGGCTAAAGCCTCGCTTTATCGTCATTGATGAGTTGGCAGCCTTAGCCGCTAAATTAGAGCGAGATTACCAATCATCTGGAGACTTTATCGAATACCTAACAGAATTGATTTTAAAAGGTCGCCAATCTGGAGTTATCATGATTGTTGCTATGCAACGTCCTGACGGAGAATACCTCAAAACGTCTTTACGTGACCAATTTATGAAACGGATTTCTGTTGGGCACTTAGAAGATACTGGGAATAAAATGATGTTTGGGGACGCTAACGCGAATAAAGTTTTCAAAAAGATTGATGAAATTGACGGAGAGGAGATTTTCGGTCGTGGTTATATTGCAAATGGTGGAGAGGTGGCTAGAGAATTTTATTCACCTATTGTTCCCCTTGAGGAAGGCTTTTCTTTCTTTGAGGAATACAAGAAACTACCCGTCTTAGATGACCCACTATTAGAAACAACAGAAACTACTCAAACGTCATCATCTGACTTGTCCGTTGAACAAGCAGAATCTCCCCTCCTTCCTCTGAATGACTTTGCCAAAGAATTTGATGTGCCCATTTCAACCTTACGAAACCTTGTGAAATACATAGAGGAACAGTACTATCCATTCATCAGAGAGGACAACCGTATTCTGTTAGATGAAGCAGATATTGCTTTGTTGGAGGAAATTGTGATAGAGAAAGAACAGGCTGACTTGCCCTATAAGCAAGTTGTCCTTCAACACTTTGAAACACCTCTTGAGCCAGCGTAGGCACGAAGGTCAAGGTCAGGGCTACGCCCGTCCGACCTGCCCGACCGAGCTGACAAGCGGGCGTTTTGGGGTGTGCCCTAGGCACGCCCCAAAAGGGCTTAACCTCCCGATACTAATAGGGGGGTTAAAACTAACACAAGCCCTTAAAAGGCTGTTCTTATCCCAATGACTAGCCTAGCTAGCATAAACACAAAAAACAAATACTTGTACAATTTCCTGTCAAGTGCTATAATAAGAATAGTCTTAAAGTGAGGTGATATAAAATGGAAGCTGTCGTCTATTCAAATTTTAGAAACAATTTAAAGAATTACATGAAAAAAGTCAACGATGAATATGAACCTCTAATGGTTGTCAATAAAAATCCTGATGAAAATATTGTGGTCTTATCTAAGGAAAACTGGGATAGTATTCAAGAAACCATTCGCCTAATGAATAATGATTATCTTTCAGACAAGGTTCTATCAGGAATGGAACAAGTCAAGCAAAAGAAAGTCATTCAACGCCCATTATTAGAGGTGGAAGATGTTTAACTTTACAGAACAAGCTTGGAAAGATTATGTTTCTTGGCAACAAGAAGATAAAAAGATACTCAAACGTATCAATCGTTTAATGGAGGATATCAAACGAAATCCTTTTGAAGGGATTGGAAAGCCTGAACCCTTAAAATACCGTTATTCCGGTGCTTGGTCTCGTAGAATTACAGATGAACACCGATTAGTCTATATGGTGGAAGAAAATGAGATTTATTTCTTATCCTTTCGAGACCACTATAAATAAAAGCAGTCATTATCCATTGGCTGCTATTTTTATTGTTAAAAGGAGGGAAAGTAATTGTGACAAATGTTGAATTAAAACGTATCCGGCTTGAGTTAGGATTTACCCAACGTAAAATGGCAACGATGATTGGTTATAGTTACTACAACTACCGAAACATTGAACAAGGTCAACGAAAGATGACTAAAGAATTTGAACAAACACTCTTTCACTTTCTGAATCGCAAATCAGAAGCCAAACTAGAAAGCACGGTGGATTGGTTAAAAATTCGGTTCAAAACACTTGATTTTAAAGCTATCATCACACACGTTTTAAAATTAAGACCAACGAATTTTTTTCACGAAGAAAAAAGCTTATACAGCTATTCAGATATGGTGACTTATGGTTCAATTCGGGTGCTTTATTCCCATTCTGAAAAGAAAGCAGAGGCTGGAACACTGATTGATTTAACAGGAGGGGGTTGTCGTGAGTTTGAATTATTATTGAAACAACAAGGTCGGAATTGGTTTTCTTTTCTCCATGATGTCTTTCTCTTTGCGGAACAAGAACGAAAAGATAGACCTTTGGAAGACTTTTTAGCCTTCCCCCGCTTTGATATTGCCCTTGATGAATTATACAAAAAGTCAGGGAATCTTGACTTATTTGATATTAAAAATCGGATTTTTGACAATAAAATCATCATGAAAAAACTAAAAACCTTTACTGCTATTGAGGGCTTGAAAAAAGTTGAAAATCGCTTTGTTAATCAAGGATTGACTTTAAACTTTGGTAGTCGTCAATCAAGCCTCATGATTCGCTTTTATCAAAAAGATTATGAACAAGCTCTCTTAAAAGATGTATCTGTTGACTATATCCATGAAGCCTATAATTACAAAAACCGCTATGAGATTGAACTACATGATACTAAGGCGTTTGATATTTTGAAAGAATGGTATACACTGGAAACGGACTTGACCAAAATAGGCGCTCGGATTTTAAACAACTATTTTGAAGTGAAAGATTGGAATGGCAACTATGATAGTGAATGGGATAACCTGCTTGGTACACAAGCGGGTTTTAAATTTGTCACACGTCCCCGTCAAATTAACTACGCAAGGACAAAACATTGGGTCACAAAACAAGTCTCTAGTGCTTTGAAATTGCTGAAAATCGTTGATATGGTCTATCAGACAGATGAGCTTTCAGAAATCATTTCTGAAGCCTATTTGAGTAACAATCATACTAAACTAGCAGAAGAAATTTGTGAACGAAACGGAGTTGATTTTGATGTTATTGTCGGACAGATATAAACCTATAAATGTCCCCGATAAATTCAATCGCCCTCTTCAAACAAAGACCTTCCCAGTCGGTTATGAAGAACTCTACCTATCGTTTTACGATTTTGAATTGGTTAAAGATTTAATTGATTATTGGGGGCTCTTATATTATCAACCTAAGAAAGATTCTGAATTAAAATATGCGGAACAATTTAGAAAGCAATCCTTTAAAGATAAAAATCACCGACAAAATGCGATTAAAAGGGCAACTAGACAAGAGGCTAGACAGCCTTTTTTTGAAGAGTTAAAAACAAAACCATTAAACAAGATGAGTAAAAATGCTCGCTGGGTGGCAGAGATGCTCCTACAGACGGGTTATGCTCAATTGGTACTATAAAACTGAAAGGAAAAAGGAAATGGAATATAAAGTTGAATTGAATAGTCTGGACAATTTCAGGGCTTGGTCAGGTGCACGCAATACACTAGCCACTGTCCGTGAACGGGGGGATATGGACAGACTAACCTCACTTGGTGAAGATATTTTTTCAGGAAGTATCCCCACAGAAACAGAAATCAATGATTGGCTTTGGTTTGATTCTGATGACATCTATCGATTTCTTGGCTATCATGATTTGGTAGAAGATGACGTATGAAGCTTGTAAAGAAAATTTACGAGGGAATTTCCTGCTTTCCTGATAAAAACGAATTCTGGAATCTGTACATTGTCCTGATGAAGGAAAAAGAGTTTTTCTTAGACACTTTTGCACGGAAAACCCTTGACCTTGATTATCCCGCCCACTACCAACACACTTATTTCACACTGGATGGTCAAGTGTTAGATTTCAATCAACACATGACGACACAACTTGTCACGCTTTTTAGACAGGTTATCTTAGAAAATCAAACAACATTTATGGAGGAACTGATAATGGCAACACAAAATACACTCGAAAAGAAAGTCAGAGCGGTCTCATTGGAGCTAGGAGAACTGATGAAAGCCCATGATGATAAAGAAGCTTGGAAAAAAGCAGGGGAATTGCACGGGCTTCTTAAAAAAGAAGAGGTGAAACAACTCCCTGAAGTACTGATTGAAAGCCTTCACGCTGAATTGCGCGGTTACTACTATGTCAACGGTGAACTTAATAAACTTCATAAACAACTTTATGCCAAAGGAAATAAATTGATTGAACTAGCCAATCAGTAAGGAGTACTTATGAATACAGTAAAACTTATCTATCATCACTTAAAAACTTATCTTGGAAACTTTACTAAACGCCCTAAAAAGAAAGGAAAACCAGCATTAACCCTTGCCAACAAAAAAACAGTCAATCTTGCTGTTCTGTCAGGATTGGCTTTTATTTTGCTTGTGGGGCTACTAGGAAGTATTCGTGCCATGACAATGTCTAGTAAAGTCACCAATCTTGAAAAACTGATAACTTCTAAGCAAGCTACTTCTTCTACCTCTTCTGCTCCCCAAACAATAGATAATCGCCTGCAATATTATCTGAATGATTTTGTAGAGTGCTACTTCACGATTCCTGCGGATTCAGACGGTCAAACCAAACAAGCGAAGCAATTAAAGAGCTTCTACGGTTCAGAGCCTGATATTCAAGCACAAGGTCAAGTCAAAAATCCTAGCCAATTGAGCTGGTCACGTTTGCTAACGGTTACAGATAATGTGGCAACGTATGAGGTGCATTATAAACAGACTGTAAAAAATGGGGATAAGACAGAAGAAAAAGAATTGGTGACGGGGTTTAATATCCCTTATTCCAAAACAAAAACGGGCTATTATGTTACGGGCTTACCTTGGTTTTCTAGTTTATCAACCAATCAGGCAGATAAGAAAAGTACCGATACAGAGGTCAAGCTCAATCAGTCAGATAGGATTTCAGAGAAAGCAAAGAAGAAACTGGATAAGTTTCTCAATGTTTTCTTCACTAACTATACGACTGACCAAGATAACTTGGACTTAGTGGCTCACAATGTAACGGTTGTAAAAAATGCCACTTTTAAAACCTTGGATTTTAGTTACTACAAAGCAACAGATAAAACGATAATGGCTTATGTTCAAGTGACATTTGAAGTCGCAGGCTCGACACATGCTGAAAACTTTACCTTGGCCTTATCAGAAAAAGGCAAGTCTTATTATGTGGAGAAAGTCAGCCATACCATTCCTGCTAATTACGCAGATACAAAAGAATAAAAGGAGATTTTAATCTATGAGTTCATCTAATTTACAAACATGGTTACAAGGAGATGGCTTCTGGTTCATTACCTTTGGAGCGATTATTCTTATCATTCTAGCTTGGAGAAACAGCTCTTGGGGACGTCTGTTTTCAACCCTTATTTTCTATACTGTTATTGCATCTTTAACAGGAGGTGGAAAACAGTTGCTCCATGTCCTTGGCTGGTTCCTTCGTCTATTTGGTATTGAAACGGGGTTATGATATGGAAGAAGAACGACTATATGATTACGCTAGAGGGATAAACGCTCCCTACTGGATTCAAGAAGTCAAAACACAAAAAGGAAAACGCATTTGGTATTTTGCAACACCCATGCAACTTTCCTTTTTCGTGGTCTTTACCTTGGTCTTAATTTTGATGTTGACAGTATTTAACTCAATTCTTCTTCCGTTGAACAAATTAACACATTCCATTTCGCTCTATCTTTACTGGTATATTCCTTATAAACTCGCCAAATTTTATACAGAGTATGAACCACAAGGAAAGAAAATGCACGTTTTCCTATGGGATTATCTCTGCTACATGATGGATTTTCAGCTCAATCGTAAGGCGATTTATCATGAAGATAGAATGGAAATGATGGATGAAGAAGAAATTGT is a window from the Streptococcus anginosus subsp. whileyi MAS624 genome containing:
- a CDS encoding ImmA/IrrE family metallo-endopeptidase, whose translation is MQRIYFNVWNRVKQTLYPFMKLNKVHPLYYTFQDYFNYKVNKKNILVIPHHIRIDIAGFNINDDVLTISYQDSDSINRQNFTKCHELGHILLHHSGRVFTDFHDDSLQEREANFYSAFLLMPDIVLLTKIFYQQMAFQEVETALQVSGQALKTRLTDFLNFELDINRLSAKQIVEDYLTRKNKHIIGYFDQVKDYIISDYNEFEPSALDKFNHLINQSNFISDIDLPELADTQFISLVKQCYPKFKIWGLYDKGQSISYAWNPKQLTEVEAKRHAKLLLIARK
- a CDS encoding helix-turn-helix domain-containing protein, whose product is MFPERLKALRLEANLTQNDIAKSLNISQPSYAQWENGRRKPSSETLEKFAQFYNVSTDYLLGKSDYKNSDEIDLSTFEVLYRKTSKNLSDEEKKILEEDLREFLLEREKTIKAMNKEKKD
- a CDS encoding type II toxin-antitoxin system RelB/DinJ family antitoxin; its protein translation is MATVPTQIRINETVKAQATSLFNDLGMDMSSAVNIFLRQCLLRGGLPFTVEVPNYSQKTLEALAEAKRISRDETVASYDNLADLKKALEV
- a CDS encoding type II toxin-antitoxin system YafQ family toxin, which encodes MYQVKFTSAFKKSYKRIKKRGLEIALLDEVIEKLRLGQTLEEKYRDHELKGNFVGFRECHIKPDWLLIYLIEDDILTLTLADTGSHADLFKM
- a CDS encoding DUF961 family protein, translating into MTVKFAADVIETFDTAKTLGTLNFLEALPSMKWEDYLEEGTGEEKRRETDEVDYVDVKLYSSAVNGDITVTVPPEAKVAQMTAEKNYNEEVTLVAPTARFWSNSETINNRRVLTSGVKLRAKDVVLAGKPEPKKEG
- a CDS encoding FtsK/SpoIIIE domain-containing protein, with protein sequence MKLFTYRGIRVRKFHEKIKRLTFALFLLPFLLGGGFLAYLNQNQLQSQFQRDPLTYGILFSGSVLGLLLLDGLVQVICYRKFLFFSRLDSLRILSHFLLDNNLYKVKKIKSNHHTRERILLPKVYLKCDRFSITVSLHLQGSRFQDRFIALEKPLEIMLDGDFMNKQFTKGYVSYTIAIDQFSGRLSIFDVKMTDKGIRLMKDVYWDFNKYPHLLIGGGTGGGKTVLLMILIWVLAQIGYVEILDPKRSDFVGLKQIPVFKGWVYWDKKEMLACLKRAEQEMDKRYDYMTSHPDYQAGKKYYAYGLKPRFIVIDELAALAAKLERDYQSSGDFIEYLTELILKGRQSGVIMIVAMQRPDGEYLKTSLRDQFMKRISVGHLEDTGNKMMFGDANANKVFKKIDEIDGEEIFGRGYIANGGEVAREFYSPIVPLEEGFSFFEEYKKLPVLDDPLLETTETTQTSSSDLSVEQAESPLLPLNDFAKEFDVPISTLRNLVKYIEEQYYPFIREDNRILLDEADIALLEEIVIEKEQADLPYKQVVLQHFETPLEPA
- a CDS encoding type II toxin-antitoxin system Phd/YefM family antitoxin; its protein translation is MEAVVYSNFRNNLKNYMKKVNDEYEPLMVVNKNPDENIVVLSKENWDSIQETIRLMNNDYLSDKVLSGMEQVKQKKVIQRPLLEVEDV
- a CDS encoding Txe/YoeB family addiction module toxin encodes the protein MFNFTEQAWKDYVSWQQEDKKILKRINRLMEDIKRNPFEGIGKPEPLKYRYSGAWSRRITDEHRLVYMVEENEIYFLSFRDHYK
- a CDS encoding replication initiation factor domain-containing protein, producing the protein MATMIGYSYYNYRNIEQGQRKMTKEFEQTLFHFLNRKSEAKLESTVDWLKIRFKTLDFKAIITHVLKLRPTNFFHEEKSLYSYSDMVTYGSIRVLYSHSEKKAEAGTLIDLTGGGCREFELLLKQQGRNWFSFLHDVFLFAEQERKDRPLEDFLAFPRFDIALDELYKKSGNLDLFDIKNRIFDNKIIMKKLKTFTAIEGLKKVENRFVNQGLTLNFGSRQSSLMIRFYQKDYEQALLKDVSVDYIHEAYNYKNRYEIELHDTKAFDILKEWYTLETDLTKIGARILNNYFEVKDWNGNYDSEWDNLLGTQAGFKFVTRPRQINYARTKHWVTKQVSSALKLLKIVDMVYQTDELSEIISEAYLSNNHTKLAEEICERNGVDFDVIVGQI
- a CDS encoding conjugal transfer protein, giving the protein MNTVKLIYHHLKTYLGNFTKRPKKKGKPALTLANKKTVNLAVLSGLAFILLVGLLGSIRAMTMSSKVTNLEKLITSKQATSSTSSAPQTIDNRLQYYLNDFVECYFTIPADSDGQTKQAKQLKSFYGSEPDIQAQGQVKNPSQLSWSRLLTVTDNVATYEVHYKQTVKNGDKTEEKELVTGFNIPYSKTKTGYYVTGLPWFSSLSTNQADKKSTDTEVKLNQSDRISEKAKKKLDKFLNVFFTNYTTDQDNLDLVAHNVTVVKNATFKTLDFSYYKATDKTIMAYVQVTFEVAGSTHAENFTLALSEKGKSYYVEKVSHTIPANYADTKE
- a CDS encoding conjugal transfer protein — translated: MEEERLYDYARGINAPYWIQEVKTQKGKRIWYFATPMQLSFFVVFTLVLILMLTVFNSILLPLNKLTHSISLYLYWYIPYKLAKFYTEYEPQGKKMHVFLWDYLCYMMDFQLNRKAIYHEDRMEMMDEEEIVFEKTDL